A single Nicotiana tabacum cultivar K326 chromosome 5, ASM71507v2, whole genome shotgun sequence DNA region contains:
- the LOC107831716 gene encoding calcium-dependent protein kinase 3-like (The RefSeq protein has 7 substitutions compared to this genomic sequence) gives MGNCNSSSSDQTTTTCLGGATGPPPSETTGIRIIPSSQPPPPRPLSGIGRVLGKPMEEVRSTYIFGGELGRGQFGVTYLVTHKQTRQQFACKSIATRKLIAADDVDDVRREVQIMHHLTGHRNIVELKGTFEDKHHVHLVMELCAGGELFDRIIAKGHYSERAAAGLCRQMVTVVHYCHSMGVMHRDLKPENFLFLSSDESSPLKATDFGLSVFFKPGDVFKDLVGSAYYVAPEVLRREYGPEADIWSAGVILYILLSGVPPFYGENDQSIFDAVLRGHLDFSSDPWPSVSSSAKDLVKKMLRSDPRERLSAAEVLNHPWMREDGDASDKPLDIAVLSRMKQFRAMNKLKKVALKVIAENLSEEEIIGLKEMFKSIDTDDNGTITYEELKAGLTKMGTKLSESEVRQLVEAADVDGNGTIDYLEFITATMHMNRMEREDHLYKAFEYFDKDKSGYITMDELEHALKKYNISDEKTIKEIIAEVDTDNDGRINYDEFAAMMRKGNLDFVNNRRRR, from the exons ATGGGCAACTGTAACAGCTCATCTTCCGACCAAACTACCACCATATCCTCAGGCGGCGCCACCGGTCCACCGCCGTCTGAAACCACCGGTATCCGAATCATCCCTTCATCTCAACCGCCACCTCCCCGACCACTTTCCGGAATCGGCCGTGTCCTCGGCAAACCAATGGAAGACGTTCGTTCCACCTACATTTTCGGCGGCGAACTCGGCCGCGGACAATTTGGAGTAACCTTTTTAGTAACTCACAAACAAACGCACCAGCAATTCGCGTGCAAGTCAATCGCCACGCGAAAGCTCATAGCGGCTGACGACGTGGACGACGTACGCCGCGAGGTTCAGATCATGCACCACTTAACCGGTCACCGGAACATCGTGGAACTTAAAGGAACGTTCGAGGACAAGCATCACGTTCACCTCGTCATGGAACTTTGTGCCGGCGGCGAGCTTTTTGACCGGATAATTGCTAAAGGACACTATTCCGAACGAGCTGCCGCCGGACTTTGCCGGCAGATGGTTACGGTGGTTCATTATTGTCATTCTATGGGCGTTATGCATAGGGATTTAAAGCCGGAAAATTTCTTGTTTTTGAGCTCCGATGAAAGTTCACCGTTGAAGGCTACTGATTTTGGATTATCGGTCTTCTTCAAACCAG GTGATGTGTTCAAAGACCTAGTTGGTAGTGCATATTATGTCGCTCCTGAAGTTCTGCGTCGAGAATATGGACCTGAAGCTGATATTTGGAGTGCTGGAGTTATCCTGTACATTCTACTCAGTGGTGTTCCGCCATTCTATGGAG AGAATGATCAGAGTATCTTTGATGCCGTTCTTCGAGGTCATCTTGATTTTTCATCTGATCCTTGGCCTTCAGTATCGAGTAGTGCCAAAGATCTTGTTAAGAAAATGCTACGATCTGATCCTAGAGAAAGGCTTTCTGCAGCTGAAGTCCTAA ATCATCCATGGATGAGAGAAGATGGTGATGCATCTGACAAGCCTCTTGACATTGCTGTCTTATCTAGAATGAAACAATTCCGTGCTATGAACAAGCTGAAGAAAGTTGCACTGAAG GTAATTGCCGAAAATCTCTCCGAAGAAGAAATCATTGGCTTGAAGGAAATGTTCAAATCTATAGACACAGATGACAATGGAACAATTACATATGAAGAATTGAAAGCTGGTCTTACAAAAATGGGCACAAAGCTTTCTGAGTCAGAAGTCAGGCAGTTGATGGAAGCG GCTGATGTTGATGGAAATGGAACAATTGATTACCTTGAGTTCATAACAGCTACAATGCACATGAATCGCATGGAAAGAGAAGATCACTTGTACAAAGCATTTGAGTATTTTGACAAGGATAAGAGCGG GTATATTACGATGGATGAATTGGAGCACGCCCTGAAGAAATACAACATTTCTGATGaaaaaacaataaaag
- the LOC107831715 gene encoding uncharacterized protein LOC107831715: MDPRFHYLGFAANPFLNASKNLGNSIPIGGAVAEGGYCADTTLRLDSVGSLIPSVHSPKEIDQKIDSSLCLSLGHSSTSTESKWSSGILCTSLSPVKETHKSLMDLEVNFGFYLANETTARPKSSAISIPKVLDAGTAIDLELSLSSSAAESDVTTVPHGFGGAFHTDEVSTGSYRNTGSFFHPLHAPQDKEANFFSKQAIKEVEPSPVSPDPSSSVITHPKSSVTCTSGSTKHQQQQRNSGIKQCQFKGCVKGARGASGLCIAHGGGRRCQKPGCHKGAEGRTAFCKAHGGGRRCEFLGCTKSAEGRTDFCITHGGGRRCSHEGCTRAARGKSGLCIRHGGGKRCQMENCTKSAEGLSGLCISHGGGRRCQYPQCTKGAQGSTLFCKAHGGGKRCIFEGCNKGAEGSTPFCKGHGGGKRCTFQGGGVCPKSVHGGTLFCVAHGGGKRCAFPECSRSARGRTDFCVRHGGGKRCKFDGCGKSAQGSTDFCKAHGGGKRCSWGQPGSEFGHDNPCNSFARGTTRVSHGALMQDKRVHGGATLGAVVLDPTPQNLGKMKEIANVQDMYIDIMKMGNNILTSTGWKSFELKEGNTPVGGSSSSVSEGRVHGGSLMAMLAGGSSHTLNSSRGTVTTSEKPFGNA; encoded by the coding sequence ATGGATCCCAGATTCCACTATTTGGGATTTGCTGCGAACCCGTTTTTAAATGCATCCAAAAATCTGGGCAATTCCATCCCAATTGGCGGAGCTGTAGCTGAAGGTGGTTATTGTGCTGATACCACCCTGCGTCTTGATTCGGTTGGGTCTCTAATACCTTCAGTCCATTCCCCAAAGGAAATTGATCAGAAAATTGATTCATCTTTATGTCTAAGTTTAGGCCATTCATCAACTTCCACGGAAAGTAAGTGGAGTTCAGGCattttatgcacctcactatCTCCAGTAAAAGAAACTCACAAGTCCTTGATGGACCTGGAAGTGAACTTCGGTTTTTATCTTGCCAATGAGACGACAGCAAGGCCGAAAAGTTCAGCTATCTCCATTCCAAAAGTACTTGACGCAGGGACTGCAATTGATCTGGAACTGAGTCTTTCCAGTAGTGCCGCTGAATCTGATGTTACTACTGTGCCACACGGTTTTGGTGGAGCTTTTCATACTGATGAAGTATCGACAGGTTCTTATCGGAATACTGGTAGcttttttcatccattgcatgCGCCACAGGACAAAGAGGCTAATTTCTTCTCGAAGCAGGCAATAAAAGAAGTTGAGCCATCTCCAGTCTCTCCTGATCCCTCCTCAAGTGTAATAACACATCCAAAAAGCTCAGTAACCTGTACTTCCGGGTCAACAAAGCATCAGCAGCAGCAGCGCAACAGTGGTATAAAACAGTGTCAGTTCAAGGGATGTGTTAAAGGAGCAAGAGGTGCTTCTGGCCTTTGCATTGCCCATGGTGGAGGCCGTAGGTGTCAGAAACCGGGCTGTCATAAGGGAGCCGAGGGTCGAACCGCATTCTGCAAGGCCCATGGCGGTGGTAGGCGGTGTGAATTCCTAGGGTGTACCAAAAGTGCAGAAGGACGCACTGATTTCTGCATCACGCATGGGGGTGGACGCCGTTGCAGTCACGAAGGCTGCACCCGCGCTGCCAGAGGGAAGTCTGGATTATGCATTAGACATGGTGGGGGCAAGAGATGCCAGATGGAGAATTGCACGAAAAGTGCGGAAGGACTCTCTGGCCTCTGCATTTCACATGGAGGTGGCCGGCGGTGTCAGTACCCCCAATGCACTAAAGGGGCGCAAGGAAGCACCTTGTTTTGTAAGGCCCACGGTGGTGGGAAACGTTGCATATTTGAAGGGTGCAATAAGGGCGCAGAGGGGAGCACGCCTTTCTGTAAGGGTCACGGTGGAGGGAAAAGATGTACATTCCAAGGAGGCGGGGTTTGCCCAAAGAGTGTGCATGGAGGGACTCTCTTCTGTGTGGCGCATGGTGGTGGTAAGAGATGTGCTTTCCCAGAGTGCTCCAGGAGTGCTAGGGGCCGGACTGATTTCTGCGTGCGCCATGGTGGTGGTAAAAGATGCAAATTCGACGGCTGTGGAAAAAGTGCTCAAGGAAGCACCGATTTCTGCAAGGCCCACGGTGGTGGAAAAAGATGTTCTTGGGGTCAACCTGGTTCCGAGTTTGGCCATGATAATCCTTGTAACTCATTCGCCAGAGGGACGACACGTGTATCTCATGGTGCTCTGATGCAAGACAAACGTGTTCATGGTGGTGCCACTCTAGGGGCTGTGGTCTTGGATCCAACACCCCAAAATCTGGGGAAGATGAAGGAGATTGCCAATGTACAGGATATGTATATTGATATTATGAAGATGGGAAATAACATTTTGACATCTACCGGTTGGAAATCTTTTGAGTTAAAGGAAGGGAATACGCCAGTTGGTGGAAGCTCATCATCAGTTTCCGAGGGAAGAGTGCACGGAGGAAGTTTGATGGCAATGCTGGCCGGTGGCTCTAGCCACACCTTAAACAGCAGCAGGGGCACAGTGACTACATCCGAGAAACCTTTTGGTAACGCCTAA